From one Agathobaculum sp. NTUH-O15-33 genomic stretch:
- a CDS encoding DUF5131 family protein, translated as MAMWNPWRGCHKYSEGCRFCYIHKGDCKRGVDTDLIVKTDRFTAPVEKNKKGEYKIKAGQTVYLCFSSDFLLPDADVWRADCWNMMKERGDLHFLFLTKRINRFMDCVPSDWGDGYDNVTVGCTVENQQTADHRLPIFQSAPIKHKNIICQPLLEQIDIEKYLDDVELVVLGGESDPDARALHYDWVLAVRQQCVNTHTHFEFRQCGTHFIRDGKEYTIPVRQLCSQAKKAGINC; from the coding sequence ATGGCAATGTGGAACCCCTGGCGCGGCTGCCACAAATACAGCGAGGGCTGCCGGTTTTGCTATATCCATAAGGGCGACTGCAAGCGCGGCGTCGATACCGATCTGATCGTCAAGACCGATCGGTTCACCGCGCCCGTGGAAAAGAATAAGAAGGGCGAATACAAGATCAAAGCGGGGCAAACCGTATACCTTTGCTTTTCTTCGGATTTTTTGCTGCCGGACGCGGACGTTTGGCGCGCGGATTGCTGGAACATGATGAAAGAACGCGGCGACCTGCATTTTCTTTTTCTGACCAAGCGGATCAATCGTTTTATGGACTGTGTTCCCAGTGATTGGGGCGACGGCTATGATAACGTAACGGTTGGCTGTACGGTGGAAAATCAGCAAACGGCCGATCACCGGCTGCCCATTTTTCAAAGCGCCCCCATTAAGCACAAAAACATCATCTGTCAGCCGCTGCTGGAACAGATCGATATTGAAAAATATCTGGACGACGTCGAACTGGTGGTGCTCGGCGGAGAATCCGATCCAGACGCCCGCGCGCTGCATTACGACTGGGTGCTCGCGGTGCGGCAGCAATGCGTAAACACCCATACGCATTTTGAATTCCGGCAATGCGGCACGCATTTTATAAGGGATGGAAAGGAATACACGATTCCCGTGAGACAGCTTTGCAGTCAGGCCAAGAAGGCCGGCATCAACTGTTAA
- a CDS encoding YaiI/YqxD family protein: MSRRILIDADGCPVVDETITMARRYGVECLILCDTSHVFEKSGARTLTFSKGADSVDFALVGLVKPGDVVVTQDYGLAAMCLARNARVLSQDGMEYTADNIDGLLLARHTAKKIRSGGGRLKGPKKRTKAQDEAYAAALNKLLQDGSTG, encoded by the coding sequence ATGAGTAGACGAATACTGATCGACGCGGACGGCTGTCCGGTGGTGGATGAAACGATCACCATGGCAAGGCGATACGGCGTCGAGTGCCTGATCCTATGCGACACTTCCCACGTATTTGAAAAGTCCGGGGCGCGGACGCTCACCTTTTCCAAGGGCGCGGACAGCGTGGACTTCGCGCTGGTGGGGCTGGTAAAGCCCGGCGACGTGGTCGTGACGCAGGACTATGGCCTTGCCGCGATGTGTCTGGCGAGGAACGCACGGGTGCTCAGTCAGGACGGCATGGAATATACGGCGGACAATATCGACGGCTTGCTGCTGGCCCGTCACACCGCAAAGAAAATCCGGAGCGGCGGCGGGCGGCTCAAGGGCCCGAAGAAGCGGACCAAGGCGCAGGACGAAGCCTATGCGGCCGCGTTAAACAAGCTGCTGCAAGACGGATCGACCGGATAA
- a CDS encoding putative immunity protein: MPRRRAGIETNPAAQAAARACGQAAACFHTPTHSLGLAFYGAAALAYDRVGTGESAAVYERIAAEECAKMEAALRAVAVENEPNPAKINWRC; the protein is encoded by the coding sequence GTGCCACGCCGCCGCGCGGGAATTGAAACGAACCCTGCGGCGCAGGCCGCCGCGCGCGCGTGCGGGCAGGCCGCGGCCTGCTTTCATACGCCGACCCACTCGCTGGGGCTGGCCTTTTACGGCGCGGCGGCCCTTGCCTACGACCGCGTGGGAACCGGCGAAAGCGCGGCAGTCTATGAACGCATCGCCGCGGAGGAATGCGCGAAGATGGAGGCGGCCCTTCGCGCCGTGGCCGTAGAAAACGAACCGAATCCGGCGAAGATCAACTGGCGCTGCTGA
- a CDS encoding DNA-3-methyladenine glycosylase I: MCEKIRCAWAGDSPIYIAYHDKEWGRPVHDDIRLFEMLVLEGMQAGLNWLTVLKKRENFREAFDGFDPAKVALYDETKIQELLANEGIIRNRLKVNAAVTNAKAFLEVQEKYGSFDQYIWAYVKHTPIKNHWERMEEIPAKTPLSDRISKDLKKMGFKFVGSTIVYAFMQATGMVNDHVTDCFVYQECKA; the protein is encoded by the coding sequence ATGTGTGAAAAAATAAGATGCGCTTGGGCGGGGGACAGCCCCATATACATTGCCTACCACGACAAGGAGTGGGGACGGCCGGTGCACGACGATATCCGGCTGTTTGAAATGCTGGTTTTAGAAGGAATGCAGGCGGGGCTCAACTGGCTCACCGTGCTCAAAAAAAGAGAGAATTTTCGGGAAGCGTTCGACGGATTCGATCCGGCCAAGGTGGCGCTTTACGACGAAACAAAAATACAGGAGCTGCTGGCAAACGAAGGCATCATCAGAAATCGTCTCAAAGTGAACGCTGCGGTGACGAACGCCAAAGCCTTTCTGGAAGTGCAAGAAAAGTACGGAAGCTTTGATCAATACATATGGGCATACGTAAAGCATACGCCGATCAAAAACCATTGGGAGAGGATGGAGGAGATACCGGCCAAAACACCGCTTTCGGACCGAATTAGCAAGGATTTGAAAAAGATGGGGTTTAAATTTGTCGGTTCGACGATCGTTTATGCGTTCATGCAAGCGACGGGCATGGTGAACGACCATGTGACCGATTGCTTTGTTTATCAGGAGTGCAAGGCGTAG
- a CDS encoding alcohol dehydrogenase, which yields MRAIVYEKQGVLSLESRPKPCLKNERDAIVRVTLASICTSDLHVKHGAVPRAVPGVTVGHEMVGVVEQVGTSVRRVKPGDRVSVCVETFCGECFYCKRGFVNNCADPLGGWALGCRIDGGQADFVRVPHADQGLTRIPETVTDEQALFVGDILATGYWAAQLAEIKQGDTVAVLGAGPAGLCAMMCAGLYGASHVVAVDPLAERLALAKAQGWADETADPTRDDVDDLIRRLTNGRGADAVIEAAGAADTFQTAWRIARPNAVVVVAAMYETAQRLPLPEMYGKNLTFKTGGVDANASARILRLIEEGRLDTTRLLTHIYPLSAAMDAYELFEKKQDGVIKVALRP from the coding sequence ATGCGTGCGATCGTTTATGAAAAGCAAGGAGTACTATCGCTGGAAAGCAGGCCCAAGCCGTGCCTGAAAAACGAAAGGGACGCGATCGTTCGCGTTACGCTCGCTTCGATCTGCACAAGCGATCTGCACGTCAAACACGGCGCTGTGCCGCGCGCCGTGCCCGGCGTTACGGTCGGGCACGAAATGGTGGGCGTGGTGGAACAGGTCGGCACGTCCGTGCGCCGCGTGAAGCCCGGCGACCGCGTGAGCGTGTGTGTGGAGACCTTTTGCGGCGAATGCTTCTACTGCAAGCGCGGCTTTGTCAACAACTGCGCGGACCCGCTCGGCGGCTGGGCGCTCGGCTGCCGGATCGACGGCGGGCAGGCTGATTTTGTCCGCGTGCCGCATGCCGATCAGGGCTTGACCCGCATTCCCGAAACCGTGACGGACGAGCAGGCGCTGTTCGTCGGCGATATTCTGGCGACGGGTTATTGGGCAGCCCAGCTGGCGGAGATCAAGCAGGGCGACACGGTGGCGGTTTTGGGCGCGGGGCCCGCCGGGCTGTGCGCCATGATGTGCGCCGGCTTGTACGGAGCAAGCCATGTGGTCGCGGTCGATCCGCTGGCCGAACGGCTCGCGCTGGCGAAGGCGCAGGGCTGGGCCGATGAAACGGCCGACCCCACGCGGGACGATGTGGACGACCTAATCCGCCGCCTGACAAACGGGCGCGGAGCGGACGCTGTGATCGAGGCCGCCGGCGCGGCGGACACGTTTCAAACCGCTTGGCGTATCGCGCGGCCAAACGCCGTGGTCGTGGTGGCCGCGATGTATGAAACGGCGCAGCGTTTGCCGCTGCCCGAGATGTACGGTAAAAATCTAACGTTCAAAACCGGCGGCGTGGACGCGAACGCCTCCGCCCGTATCCTGCGTCTGATCGAAGAAGGGCGGCTGGATACCACGCGTCTGCTGACGCATATCTATCCGCTTTCCGCGGCGATGGACGCTTACGAGCTGTTTGAAAAGAAACAGGACGGCGTGATCAAGGTCGCGCTGCGCCCCTAA
- a CDS encoding sugar phosphate isomerase/epimerase family protein produces MKIGFNEANDRFCKGHSVMMDLELCEKYGFDFIDIQSECLDRDLEKGVVTLDELGAWFQSHHLKMLSYNALCFFNMKQTDEEKAAVMAELDEIIRRCNILGCKMIVVVPSKDMKERGLQPTRKEIREDAVTVLREMVKKCEPYGIKLSLEFCGEPAMTINRFEDAYAIVEAVDSPLVGVTLDQYHFYAMGSGWETLEKADGKKIFVWHLNGTEDMPCGAPYNNDEKRLWPDAEGDCLPHQRYADTLRRIGFEGDCCTIEIFRPAYYEMTQEENVRKSAEVTKAHVAKYCK; encoded by the coding sequence ATGAAGATCGGTTTTAACGAGGCGAACGACCGCTTTTGCAAAGGCCATTCCGTCATGATGGATTTAGAACTGTGCGAGAAATACGGCTTCGACTTTATCGATATCCAGTCCGAGTGTCTGGACCGCGATCTGGAAAAGGGCGTTGTCACGCTGGATGAACTGGGCGCTTGGTTCCAGAGCCATCACCTGAAAATGCTTTCCTACAACGCGCTTTGCTTTTTCAACATGAAACAGACCGACGAGGAAAAGGCCGCCGTTATGGCCGAGCTGGATGAGATCATCCGCCGCTGCAACATTCTAGGCTGCAAAATGATCGTCGTCGTGCCGAGCAAGGATATGAAGGAGCGCGGCCTGCAGCCGACCCGCAAGGAGATCCGCGAGGACGCGGTGACGGTGCTGCGCGAGATGGTGAAGAAGTGCGAGCCGTACGGCATCAAGCTGTCGCTTGAGTTCTGCGGCGAACCCGCCATGACCATCAACCGCTTTGAGGACGCCTACGCGATTGTGGAGGCGGTTGATTCCCCGCTTGTCGGCGTGACGCTGGACCAGTACCATTTTTACGCCATGGGTTCCGGTTGGGAGACCCTAGAAAAAGCGGACGGCAAAAAAATCTTCGTTTGGCATCTGAACGGCACCGAGGACATGCCCTGCGGCGCACCCTACAACAACGATGAAAAGCGCCTGTGGCCGGACGCCGAGGGCGACTGCCTGCCCCACCAGCGCTATGCGGACACGCTCCGCCGGATCGGCTTTGAAGGCGACTGCTGCACGATCGAGATCTTCCGCCCTGCGTATTACGAAATGACGCAGGAAGAAAACGTACGCAAGTCCGCCGAGGTGACCAAGGCGCACGTGGCCAAGTATTGCAAATAA